In Pseudobdellovibrio exovorus JSS, the genomic stretch ACCGCTAACACTAGAGTCAAAATTACGTTTTTCATGTTTCTCCTTAAAGTTTATATTTGAAACTTTGAATGGAGCGAATTTATCTGATGTCGATGGGGCCAACAACGTGGGATTTAAAAGGCTATAAATATTACGAGATCGTCAAAAGTTTGGACAACTAAAAATGAAAATTTATTTCTTGAATGATCATTAGCTTATTCTATTTTGTCACTTTTTACCAAATTATGTCGAGCACAGAGCAATTGAATATTTGATGCAACTAAAGATGATCCTCCTTTGGAAAAAGGCAAAATATGATCATAATGTAAATTATCTGAGCTTCCACATGTTGTACACTTTCCTCCATCCCTTTTCCATACTTCCAGTTTTACTTGTGAAGGTATCATTCGGTTATGTTCAAGCGTTTGAATATTATTAGATTTTTCATCTAAGCTTTTATCAGTAATGTGCAATGTAAATTTAAATACTTTGCGATTGTTCTCATTAACAATATTAGCATCTACTAATTCAAATATACCATTAAAGGACCAAATGCCTGCTTTAATCTTTTCATAAACCCGAACTAGCTCTGGTTTTTCCCCTTGAACTGCATTTTTCGCGGCTTCATAGAATTTACCATTTGCTGTCAAAGTTTTGGAATTTGGATTATACATCGGTTGATCTTGGGTTTTAGGATCTGGGCCGTTCCGTCTGTTATTTATATCATGACCTTCATAAATCAAAATTTTACCATCATCCAATACAGCATCTGCGTAGGGAGCATTTGGCTGCAAGCTCATTAGGATCACCGTATTCCGTCCTCGAAGGCGATAGTTCATTCCTTTTTGAAGACTTCCTCCACCCTCTTCCATACACATTTGACTATAAGAAATAATATCACCTGGTTTCAAAAAACAGCTCTTTTCCTAATATTAATTATGAATATCTCTAGAATAAATATTATTTCACGCGCAGATTTTTACCGTGCACTTCGCGGTAGGCTGGCATGCCACCGAGTGCTGTGGCTTCGTACACACCACGGGCCACGGCGCGGGCCAAACAATCTGCTGCGACTAGGCCAATTCGATTTACTAAATCGGCGCGGGCTTCGATGTCTTTTCCCCACTGCCCTGTTGAGGCTGCAAAAACAGTATCTCCATCAAACGGCGTGTGCACCGGACGAATCGAGCGCGCATAACCATCCTGTGCCATGATCGCCACGCGCTGAGCTTCGGATTTGGTTAGACGAGCATTCGTTGCGACCACTCCGATGGTGGTGTTTTCTCCGGCTTTATTCGCCGGTTGCAAGGTGTCCAATGGAGATCCTGTCCACGCTTCGCCTGCTGAAGAAAAATCTATCGACGATGTCGGGATCGGTTGGCCGCCCAGTTCATTGGCTTGTTCAAATGGCCATGCCCAAAGCGAAGACTGACCGGGCATCACCGGACTGCCCACACAGTTTACGGCCACAATCGCGCCCACTTGTAGGCCATCACCAGATAGAGAAGAAGCACTACCTAATCCACCTTTTAACGGGCCAGCTTTCGCACCGAAACCGGCTCCCGCATTTCCCAATTTAAAATCCAAGTCAGCGGCATCCAAAGCCGCGCGGCCTAAATTCCAATACGGAGATTTATCGCCCCACTCTTTGTTACCACCGTTTAATAAATCAAATAAGACAGCACTAGGAACAATCGGCGCACGAGCAGGTCCAATCGGGAATCCGATCCCACGAGAGGCCAGTGTGTCAGTCACGGCAGAAGAAGCCCCCAAACCAAAAACAGATCCACCACTCAGCACGATAGCGTCAATGCGATCCACCAGACAACTTGGATTGAGTGCATCGGTGTCACGCGTTCCCGGTGCTCCGCCACGCACGTCCACAGCGGCGACGGCAGACTTGTCAAAAAGCAAAACTGTAGTGCCCGTCCAAACCTCATGATCTTCAGCCTGTCCTACACGGATAGAGTCAACATCAGTAATGCGATTACGAGGGCCGGGTTTAAAATTGTATTTCATGGGTGGGTTCTCCTATTTAATCTTAAATTTCTTCTTCAATTGAGATAACGATTCTTCCGTGGCGCGCACAGTAAGCGAGACACCTTTTTCATCATAGGATTCGCTGAGTACACGCATCTTCGCGCGGATTTCACCGATCACACCTTGCACTGTGTATGGAATAAAAAGTGTTTCATCTATCATGTGACTTTCAAAATAACCCATGATTTTATCACGCATCATTTTTAAGTCGTCTTTATCACGGGTGGAAATCATCACCGCTTCCGGATATTCAGCGCGCAGCGACTTCATTTGCTCTGCTGTCAGGCGGTCTTTTTTATTCAAGACCAACAAGCTTGGAACTTCTGTTGCACCGACTTCCGCCAAAACACTTTGAGTCACTTCCAATTGAGAACGAAATGACGGATCTGAAGAATCCACCACAAACAATAATAACGAAGCATGTAAGGCTTCGTCCAAAGTGGATTTGAACGAGGCCACTAAGTCATGGGGAAGTTTTTTAATAAATCCCACGGTGTCTGACATTAAAACTTTTGGACGAGTTTCTGGATAAAGTTGACGAATGGTTGTGTCCAATGTGGCAAAAAGTTTGTCCGCCACTAAAACTTCACTTCCCGTCATAGCTCGCATCAACGATGATTTTCCCGCATTCGTATAACCAACTAACGCCACGGAAATTTCCTGCTCGCGGCGAGCACGGCGCACTTGATGTTCGTTACCAATAGAGGCCAATTCGGTTTTAAGTTCTTTGATGCGATCACGGATTTTGCGTTTGTCTAATTCGAGGCTGCTTTCTCCGGCTCCTTTACCGCCGACGCCGCCTCCACCACGATCTTCTCCGCCTCCAGTTTCACGTAAGCGCGGTGCCACGTAGGTCAGTCGTGCGATCTCTACCTGTAAACGGGCTGCGCGAGTACGGGCGTGGCGGCTGAAGATTTCAATGATCACGCCGGTACGATCTAAAACTGTGACACCTGTGGCGCTTTCTAAATTTCGCAACTGTGACGGAGAAAGTTCCGTATCGACAATGACGATTTGGGCCGAGTTTTTTTGCTCTTCGCTGAGGATGCCCGACTCTTCGTTTTCACTGTCATTTTCTGGGTTTTCATTTTCTTCTGCCAATGCATTTTTTTCGTCTTGCCACTTTTGCGCTGCCTTGGACAACTTATGTTCGACCATGGCGGCGATCTTACCCGTGCCTCCGGTCCATTCAGCTAATTCTTTTAATTTTCCATCCCCCAGAACAGCGGCGGAGCGATCGGAATTTCGTTTTTGTGTCACTTGACCGACGACATTGTAGCCCAGTGTTGTCACCAAACGAGTGAGTTCTTGTAATGAGGCCTCTAATTCCGCAGAACTGACTTTAGGAAGCTGAATCCCCACAAGAACGGCATTTTTAATTTTGTTTTCGATCGACATGGCTTATATCTATCACACAGTCAATCCACGGACAATAGAATCAACTGTAACTCGGTCAGTACTCCATAGTGGTCCGATAGGGGCAATTCCCCTGAGCGATTGGGGATTTTTAATTTTTCAGTTAATACAATTTTAGATTCTTGTACTTTCATTGCAGAAGACGAAGATACGAAAATATAATCAATCACTTGCTCGGGAGCTGGATTCTTATAAAAATAAGAGGCTCCAATATATTGATTTGTTAGAGGGGAAGCCGTGGCTTTGACTTTAGCATCCGTATTTAGACTTTTATAAGAGTCCAAAAGATTTAAGCAATTATCGGCAGCGCCTGTCGTACAGGTTATGGACTTGTAATCTTCCCCATATTCTTCTGTGTAGCCACCTTGATGATAGGTTTTAAAATGTGCATTGAAATCACCGGCTAAAATTATCGGACGCTCTTCATGGGTTTTACGAATGAACTCAATCAGTTCACGGGATTGCTGCCGACGACTTTGTTCATGTGAGGAATCGAATGCTTGGGCTTTCGGATTAAAGCTCACCGCCCCTAAATGAGTATTATAAAAACTGATCTCGCCAAAGTCAGGAATCTGGACGCGCATATGCACAGCCCCTTTCCCTGCAAAATACTCATCTGGACGCGTGAAAGTACTGAAAGACAATACGCGTTCATTTTGATTCGATATGTGCGCCAGTGGATATTTGGATACGACTAACAAACCATTGCCCAACCAGCCCCGCAGTAGCCAATTTGCAGGCAAAGACTCTTCCTGTGAATAAAGATAACCTTTTTTGTAAAACTCAGAAGCTAGTTTCTGGCGAGCCCGAGGGGACCACACCTCTTGTAGTGCGATAATATCTGCATCTAACTTGGCTAATTCTTGTGGAATTATATTAAGACGAGCGGCTATATCCCGCGAGCCCATATTAAATGGCAAATCCAGTAACCATGTATTATAGGTCACTATTTTTAAAGTTGAACTCTGTGATTTGTAAGAATGAGCCTGACAAGACAGGCTCATAGCTAATACAAAAAACAATACGCTAGATCTCATGCCGCTATTTTAGAGCGAGGCTGCAGCTTCTGTAAAGCTTGAACGTCAACTTACGAAGCTTCTGTAAATTAAACTTCCTTCGTCCATAGTTTTTTTGAACGCTCGTGAACACCCTCTAAAATCAACTCTTGCTGTTTAAGATCAAGATCCTCAGTGCTTTTCTTTTGTGGTGCTTCCATGGCGGCGACTGAGGATTTTAGCTCTTGAGTGATCTCTTCAAATGTATCTTCACTAAGTCCACATTTCTGTGCTTCTTGTTGCCAATCATTCAGCGTTATATCGACATACTTTTCTTTTTCATTGATACGCAGACTAGATTTTAAATTTTCATATCGCACTTTGTGATTTTCTTTCAAAAAGTGCGCGCTTAAAAGATCATACATAGGAGTTAAAAGATATCCTTTGCGCACATGGAAAAGGCTAAAGTTTTTAGCGTGGCTGTCAGTATTGTGAATAAGATCGTTAAACATTGCCGTCTTGAACAACATCTTACGATCCTCTTCTGCATTGGCTGAACTGGACAAAATATTCATCATCGCTTGTAAAGAAGGACCACCATTTTTTTCATATTTCTTAACCGGAGAAGTTCCTGTCGCCTGACAAAAATCTTCCTGCGGGATGCGAACTAGAATATCGTTCTGCCACTGCCGATCAAAACGTTCGACACTAAGGACACGCTGGTCTTCAAATTGTTTAATCTCGGCCGATGCCACCTCAATTTTGAATTGCTTCGCTAACTTTAAACTTATCCACTCATTATCAACACTAGCTTCGAAATCAATAGGAGCCTCTGTCGTTCCTTTAAGAAGAGTGCCTATTGATTTTTTAAGAATATGACTGGTTGGGCTTATACCACGCGGCTCCCACCACTTGTTTTTGCGATAGAGCAAGGCCATTTTTTCTTGTGCTCCAGCAATCGATATACGGAAATCTCCATCCTCATCCATTCCCAGAGGATTTTCACTAGCTAATCCTCTAAGACGTCTGGCGATATTCTCCTCATTGATAGGACGCACACTCATCTTTTCCAAAAATACAGGTTCATCGTCTTCGTCGAAAAAGCTCAACGCCCCGACACACTCCCGTCCAATCACAGCCAAGATATCAAATGACTTGGTACTAGAGGCATCAAACTTTTCAGCAATCGCCTCTAAAGTTCTCTTGTTGTCCGGCAATAAGTTATCAAAGAAAAAAGAGGCTCGCTCTCCTAAAAACACCCGATCTGCTAAGGGCAAGGATAAGGAAATAGCATAACCCGTATCGACCCAATTGTCCTCATAGCGAAACTCCATCGAACCATCAGCTCGACGCTTCAGCATTCCGATTTTATTTCGGCCTAAATAAACCATTAAATTTTGAACTATTCTTTTTCGCCCCATGCCATTTCCTCAACGAGCTTTTACACAACTGAATTTCTTAATCAATCGACAAGGGAAACCAAATCCTTTTTATCAATTTTGCTAATAGGTTCGAATAATACTTCTAACTTCAATGCAAACATGATCGCTTCAACAGTGCCCAAGGTTCCCCCCAGTCCTTTTTCAATATTTGAAATGGCTGGCTGTGACAGTCCAGCGAGATCTGCTAACTCTTGTTGTGATAGCCCCTGCAATTGCCGATGATATTTAAGAAGTTTTCCAATTTCTTGATGATTTTTTGCGCTTTTCACAACCCCTCCATTATACGATTTTATTATATTATATTTTTATATGATTTTATAATAAAAAATATTTATACGATTTTGTTATATTTTATTTTTATACGATTTTATAATAATTTAACTTGGATAGGCTCTATATAGCCTAGGAGGTATAGTAAAAACAAAAAACTCTGTTGAGCCTACTTCGGCCCTTGTCTAAAGTCTAGACACCATTCTCCCTGTCATAACCTCTTAAATTTTAACTGAGGTTTCATGTTTATTGCATTTTAAGTTTCAGGTTATGGGATTATATCGTTTCTTATTTTTAACGCTGGTTTGGGCTGGGATGGCCTTTTCACCTGCGGCTGCTATTGCAGCTCCGCGCTGTTCTGCTTTATTTGCGCAATTAGAAGGTCTGGATTTTCCTATCGAAATTGGCGGACGCAACAGTTCCCGTGCGTATTTGACCGCAGCCCACGACAAACTGATCGCTGAGTTTGAAATGCCTCAGCTCACAAAAGTCTTAAAAATCATTCGTGATACCGGCTTAGAAGCTCTGACACCTAAGCAACGTAAACGTATCGTTAAATTCCGCCAACAGGCCTCGTTTATGAGATCTATTTTTCAAACTTCTGAAAAAGATCATGGTAGCCCACGCGAATTTGCCAAATTCGTCCGTGACTTTGGAGTCCTAAAAGATCTCGTCTTAATGAATGACTCAGTTGGTGCGCGCGATATGGCGAAACAAATATTAAGAAAATATTCAGAGCTAGATTTCGAAGCTCTTTTAAAAGACGCTAAACCTGCCTCAAGACGTTCTGTCAGTCGTTACTTTTTAGAAGTGTTAAATGACACGCGCGTTTTAATGCATAAACGAGACGTCACTGTGGATGAAATGCATGACGTCCGCAAAAATCTTCGCGATGTTTTACGCTACTTACAAATTCAAAACCAAGTCCGTCAAGAGTCTTTAGGCAATAGAGGTCGAATTGAAGATAGCCCTCAGATAGCTTACTTAAAAAAAATCAACGACGACTTGGGGCGCATTTGCGATGAACATGCAGCCCGTATTCTTAGAAATGAAATTACAGATGAAACCATCGTTCGGTTTCCTCAGGAAATTCGCTCACAAATTGAATATTTTTTAAATAACGCCACCGTTATTGTGGACGGTACATAATGAAGGGGTCCCTTATGAACACATCATTCATTACGAAGTCCTTCTTCAAGTCGGCTCTGAACTATGTTTTTCCAGCGCTTTTGTTGCTTTCCTCATTTTCGGCGCAGGCGTTAACTTGTGAAAGTCTTTTTGTACAACCTTTTGACCCTTATACAATCACATCTGACTCTTCCCGTGTTCGTATCACAAAAGTCGCGGCTGACCATGTGGCCACACGCTTGAACATCCAAGAAGGTAATTTCGGTCGTGACGTCAACCAATCTGCCATCGAACTCGTTCGCATGCTCGTTCATAACAGTGATTTCAAACTAGAAGACAAAAATGTTCTTTTAAAAAATAAGTTCACTTTGGGTATTCCTGTGAAAGATGGCTATGTTTTACAGCTCACTTATGAGTCGCGCTCGAATGGCTCGCCTCGCTTTATTCTACAAGACAAGTTAGTTTTAATCACTCCGGCTGGACGCGAGATCAAAGTCACCAACGAGCTGATGAGCAACGATCAACTGCGTTTGAATCAGACTCAATTTGAACTGAGCGAATATGGTGTGCGTGGGCTTGATCTGAATGTGCAAGTTCCCCTAGTTGTTGAAGGGGCCCTTTTAAATAAATTTGCTCATCTTGCTGACTACTTCCGCTACTTCAAAAAAGAAGAGGTCGCCCGTATCTTTCAATCTAACAGTATGATGCGTATCGAGTCTCAGTTTAAACTGCGCAAGGCTAAGCATGTATTCCACCAAGTTCTGATTAAAGAGCCTTTTAAGTTTATAATTGGTGGTGCGATTGCATTGACTGTGATGAATAGCCAGATGTTCATCCATCCGGCGAAAGAGGCTCCTGTATCGACTCCTCCGGCGGCAGAGATCAATTTGAGCTACATGAATAATACGCTCAACAACATCCCTATCCCTGCGAACCAACCGAATGTAAAGGCGGAGTTTCAACAACTTCGCACCGAAGTGGCTCAACGTGTGGCGGCTCGCTCTTTTGCAGAGGTCAATGCCTATGATGTGCGTATTGATCCCAACAATATGTTCTCGCGCGAGCACAACCTATTTGTCTTCACTCGCGTCAATGAAAACACAGGCTCAACTCATACCTACCTTGTATTTTCACAGGATGTTTCACAGAACACAGCTCAAAATCGTAATTTAGGTTTGCAATACTACGTTATGGAAATTTCAGCATCGCGCTACACGAATTTGATTCGCTTTATTAGAAATCAAGGTGGAGCTATGAGTGAAGCCAGCGGGCCTGCGTCCACACCAAATCCGTAGCCACGTTGCTGTCTATATACTTTGACTCTTACAGATAATTTCTATTTTTGCTCTTTAAGATAATTTGCAATAAGCCTTCGACCCTCTTGTTGTAATTGAAGCATATTCGCTGCTGGTATTCCCTGCGCACGGGACTTAGGACAATAGTTCATCCGCGTTGTCCCGTGAGACACACTTTGTGCCTGTGGTGATACAAAGCAAAAACGATGCATCGCTTGCGTGTATTGCTCAGGGCTATAGTCTTTCCCGCCTAATATCATCAGGCAAGAAACTGTATTGAGCTGACAGTCTTTATCCCACATCTGATACGCTTGCGCATGCTGTTCCTTACTAAAGTAATACGCTCCTATTATGGCACATTCTGTAGCGCCATAGCTTTCGGTTTTTTTATTAAGACAATTTTCTGTTAATATCTTGACCACCTCATTTCGCTGAGGATGATCCGGCATATAGCGTAAGGTAAAAGAGCAGGAAAAGTCCCTCGTGCGACACTTTTTTAAAGTCTCTTCAAATGCTAGTTTTTTATCAACATTATATTTGTAGGCAAACCATGTGTAATTGCCCTCTTTAAATTTGTCATAGTATTTTTTCGCAGCCTTAACTGCCTCGGTGGTCTTGCCTTGATTTTCATAAATACCCGCAAGACTGTCACAGAATTTAACATCCGCTGTGCACATAGCCTCTATTTTTGCTAAAGCCCGTTTGGCCTCTTTGTTTCCAATCCCTTCTGCTATATAATAGATATCCTGACATCTTTCTGGCTTCTTTGGACATATGATTTCTGCGATTGCCAAAGCTTCACTTAAACGTTGATCGCTCCATAAACGCGCCTGCACCATTTCACAGACAATAACAGCTTTTTTATCATGGCATTCTTGATGTAAGAATCCTTCCATATCATCACCATAATACGGAGGAATTTCATATCCTTCATCTGGATCACTCGCTTTTACATATTGTGATTCGCCAGAGGAAGAGGATGTGGCAAACGAGACAGAAGAAAAAGTAAAGCACCCCAGCAACACGACAGAACACGTGAACATTGGCATTGGTTTCATACTTCTAGTTTATACGAAGTCGAGAATTTAAAAACAGAAGATCGTTGGATTCTTGAATTGAGACAATCCAGTAACGAAAACAAAAAAGAAAGGGCCACTTCCGAGAGAGGCCGAAGCAGCCCTTTAGATATCTTATTATTAAAATCTATTTAAACTATCTCTAGCTCAATTAGATCTTTTTGTAAGGAACAATAACATCCACATCAGACTGAGAGTGGCAGTTATCAAAAGCATTGTAGTCTAAACGCAATTCAATGCTTTGAACTTGGGTACGGCCAGTTTTTGAATTGTATGTCGAAGTCGCACGCAAGAATGAGCTTGCGCTTTCGCTACAAGTTGATCCTTCATAAAACGGGAAAAAAGTTGAGCTTTTCAAGCTATATGTTTTTTGATCTTCTAACTGTGTTGGTTGAAATGATAAACGAATGTTTTGTGCTGACAATTTATCTGTGCTGATTTTGTAAGTCACTACTCGTTCAATCAGATTGATATCTTCTGTTTTTACACAAACTTGTTGAGGCACTTGATCAATCATCTTGTTGTATAAAGGCTTTGAATGTGATGGCAGTTGGCTTTTATCTAACACGAAACATGTTTGAGCCATAGCAGCCTGAGCGGATAAAATTACGAATAGAGCGATCATTGTTTTCATTGCAGTCTCCTTGCGTTTGAATTGCCGTTAAACGGTAATTGATCTGTTTTTGGAACTCGTTTTTCAGGAACGTACTGCTATCTAAAATAAAAAGAAAGGGGCGAAAGCCTTCTTGACGAAAACCTAATATATCTTGATCTCAAGCGGCTAAAAAATACATATAATATACAAAAGGGGCTTTAGAAGCCCCTTGCATCTACTTTATTTTCGATCTGACTGAGTTTATTTCTTCCAAGATGTGGGGAATTTGTAGCCTTTAAATTTCGTATTCGCGTACTTTTTTAGCTCTTCTGAGTTCAGAACTTCAACGAGATCTTTTGTAAACACGCTGTCTTTGTTCTTTTCTGTCACCACAGCCCAATTCACGTACAGGTCGCTTTTTTCCTGAGTTAGTGCCGAAGTCAATGCCATCCCTGCACTGGTCGCATAGTTTCCGTTAATAACGGCATAGTCGACATCAGCTAACGCTCGAGGTAATTGAGCGGCTTCAAGTAAAACGATTTTTAACTTTTTTGGATTCTTGGTGATGTCTTTAGTTCCCACCAATAGAGGATTCGCATTTTTAGAAATTTCAACCCAACCTAAATCCGACAAAATCGTCAGTGCACGCGATAGATTAGTGGCATCGTTAGGAATCGCAATTTTACTTTCTTCTTT encodes the following:
- a CDS encoding MetQ/NlpA family ABC transporter substrate-binding protein, which gives rise to MKWFSFTFGVTALFLTSTTVQAQTPSPAAKKQNITIGATVGDFADLVKHGLRPQLEKKGYKVKLVEFTDYVTPNLALAEGRLDANIFQHKPYLDQFAKEKGLKLSAVAQVPTAPLGLYAGKLKSLDEVKEESKIAIPNDATNLSRALTILSDLGWVEISKNANPLLVGTKDITKNPKKLKIVLLEAAQLPRALADVDYAVINGNYATSAGMALTSALTQEKSDLYVNWAVVTEKNKDSVFTKDLVEVLNSEELKKYANTKFKGYKFPTSWKK
- a CDS encoding helix-turn-helix domain-containing protein, whose amino-acid sequence is MKSAKNHQEIGKLLKYHRQLQGLSQQELADLAGLSQPAISNIEKGLGGTLGTVEAIMFALKLEVLFEPISKIDKKDLVSLVD
- a CDS encoding P1 family peptidase, producing MKYNFKPGPRNRITDVDSIRVGQAEDHEVWTGTTVLLFDKSAVAAVDVRGGAPGTRDTDALNPSCLVDRIDAIVLSGGSVFGLGASSAVTDTLASRGIGFPIGPARAPIVPSAVLFDLLNGGNKEWGDKSPYWNLGRAALDAADLDFKLGNAGAGFGAKAGPLKGGLGSASSLSGDGLQVGAIVAVNCVGSPVMPGQSSLWAWPFEQANELGGQPIPTSSIDFSSAGEAWTGSPLDTLQPANKAGENTTIGVVATNARLTKSEAQRVAIMAQDGYARSIRPVHTPFDGDTVFAASTGQWGKDIEARADLVNRIGLVAADCLARAVARGVYEATALGGMPAYREVHGKNLRVK
- a CDS encoding endonuclease/exonuclease/phosphatase family protein, which gives rise to MRSSVLFFVLAMSLSCQAHSYKSQSSTLKIVTYNTWLLDLPFNMGSRDIAARLNIIPQELAKLDADIIALQEVWSPRARQKLASEFYKKGYLYSQEESLPANWLLRGWLGNGLLVVSKYPLAHISNQNERVLSFSTFTRPDEYFAGKGAVHMRVQIPDFGEISFYNTHLGAVSFNPKAQAFDSSHEQSRRQQSRELIEFIRKTHEERPIILAGDFNAHFKTYHQGGYTEEYGEDYKSITCTTGAADNCLNLLDSYKSLNTDAKVKATASPLTNQYIGASYFYKNPAPEQVIDYIFVSSSSAMKVQESKIVLTEKLKIPNRSGELPLSDHYGVLTELQLILLSVD
- a CDS encoding type II toxin-antitoxin system HipA family toxin — protein: MGRKRIVQNLMVYLGRNKIGMLKRRADGSMEFRYEDNWVDTGYAISLSLPLADRVFLGERASFFFDNLLPDNKRTLEAIAEKFDASSTKSFDILAVIGRECVGALSFFDEDDEPVFLEKMSVRPINEENIARRLRGLASENPLGMDEDGDFRISIAGAQEKMALLYRKNKWWEPRGISPTSHILKKSIGTLLKGTTEAPIDFEASVDNEWISLKLAKQFKIEVASAEIKQFEDQRVLSVERFDRQWQNDILVRIPQEDFCQATGTSPVKKYEKNGGPSLQAMMNILSSSANAEEDRKMLFKTAMFNDLIHNTDSHAKNFSLFHVRKGYLLTPMYDLLSAHFLKENHKVRYENLKSSLRINEKEKYVDITLNDWQQEAQKCGLSEDTFEEITQELKSSVAAMEAPQKKSTEDLDLKQQELILEGVHERSKKLWTKEV
- the hflX gene encoding GTPase HflX, whose amino-acid sequence is MSIENKIKNAVLVGIQLPKVSSAELEASLQELTRLVTTLGYNVVGQVTQKRNSDRSAAVLGDGKLKELAEWTGGTGKIAAMVEHKLSKAAQKWQDEKNALAEENENPENDSENEESGILSEEQKNSAQIVIVDTELSPSQLRNLESATGVTVLDRTGVIIEIFSRHARTRAARLQVEIARLTYVAPRLRETGGGEDRGGGGVGGKGAGESSLELDKRKIRDRIKELKTELASIGNEHQVRRARREQEISVALVGYTNAGKSSLMRAMTGSEVLVADKLFATLDTTIRQLYPETRPKVLMSDTVGFIKKLPHDLVASFKSTLDEALHASLLLFVVDSSDPSFRSQLEVTQSVLAEVGATEVPSLLVLNKKDRLTAEQMKSLRAEYPEAVMISTRDKDDLKMMRDKIMGYFESHMIDETLFIPYTVQGVIGEIRAKMRVLSESYDEKGVSLTVRATEESLSQLKKKFKIK
- a CDS encoding HNH endonuclease translates to MKPGDIISYSQMCMEEGGGSLQKGMNYRLRGRNTVILMSLQPNAPYADAVLDDGKILIYEGHDINNRRNGPDPKTQDQPMYNPNSKTLTANGKFYEAAKNAVQGEKPELVRVYEKIKAGIWSFNGIFELVDANIVNENNRKVFKFTLHITDKSLDEKSNNIQTLEHNRMIPSQVKLEVWKRDGGKCTTCGSSDNLHYDHILPFSKGGSSLVASNIQLLCARHNLVKSDKIE